The genomic region TAAGCCGTACTTGTGCGCGTAAAAAGCCATTCGCTTTAAAAACGATGATAGTTTGGTTTTTGTATTCATAACAAAATGCCTTAAAAATTTCTCGTACCGGACTTTTTGTATCACTTCCTGTTTTCATATAGGAGCTAAAATCATGCTCGCCAATAAAATTAGATAAAATTTCATTTGCTTTTTTGATATCGAATTTTGGCAAAAAGACTTTATAGTTTGAGCCAAAAACATCAAATTCTCCATGATCTATAATGTATCTATAAGACCTTGCTGCGGCATCAAACCTTGCTTGAAAATTTTCATCAACTAAATTTATACGTTTTATATGAATATTTGGATGAGTATGGCGGTTGATTAGCTCTTTTAAGTGCTCAAAATTTTTAAAATGATCGCCACAAATTACGCTTGAGCTTTGATTGATCGCATGGACGTTTTTGTCTGTACGTGAGCTAGAGACTATTTTTTCAAATATTCCAACGTGAGCTAGAGCACGCGAAAGCTCATCTTCTACGCCATTTTCATGCGGCTGAGTTTGCGAGCCTTGGAATTTGGAGCCATCGTAGCTATAAATTAGTTGGATTTTCATTAGTATCTTCGCATGATTTTAGCTTTAAAAAGCAAAATTCCTGCCAATAAAAAGACGAAAAATATGAGCGGGATCGCAAAAGCTGGTTTTGATGAAAATAGCATTATGAGTGTAAAATACCCAAATAAAACGCCAAACGTACCAACATAAACCATGCCCTTTTCATATCTATAAGTAACGATGCCAAAGCTTATGGCAAAAAGTGTACTGGCAAGTGGAAATAGTGCAACAAGCACATATGTGCTAAGGTCTTTTCTTCTTTTTTCACTACTATTTGCCTCCGCCCAGTACTCTTTTATACTACCTATATCGCTTATCTCTTCACTTTGTGCAGTCCTTATTTTCATAGACTTGAAGTTACTTTGATGATAAATTTTATCTTTTATATCATACATTTTTCCATCTATTAAAGAGAGTTCAATGCTTTGATTTGTATTGGAGATCTTTGCATTTTTAGCAGTGATTAAGCGTTGGGAGTCTTTAATGTAAGGATTAAACATCACGATATCTTTATAAGTAGTGCCATTATTATCTTGCATTTCACTACCCACATAGACCATCCAGTCAGAGAATTTTTGTCCAAACTGAGTTGGCTTTAAATTTAGCTTTGCAACAGTCTTTTTATAATCAATAAAATTTGCATTTAGCTGTGCGGCTATTGGTATCATGACGATGGCAACTACCAGCAAAGCGGCACTTAAAAGGGCTGAAAATGCTAAAAAAAATCTTGCTATTTTATTTGGCGATCCACCAAGCGTAAAGATAACGATACTTTCATTCTCTTTTGATAATCTAAAAAGAGTCATCGCAAGTGATACAAAAAATGCGATAGGCACGACAAAAAGTAGCACGCGTGGAAGCATAAATGAGTAGAGTTTAAAGAGCTCGCCAAAGCTGATCTCAATGTAAGAAGTGATGCGCGCGATCTGGATGAAAAATACGATCGACATGATCAAAAAAAGCGTACTAAATAGTGACGCAAAAGTCCCTAGGAAGTTAAATAAAAGATATCTATTTACTCTACTCATAAATAAACCTTAAAATTTCTAAAATTTGCTCTTTAAAAGCGTATGTAATAAGTAAGCCAAGACTTAAAAATGGCACAAAAGCCAGCTCATAGCCCTTTTTTTGAACGACCGCATAGACTGGAAGTGTAAAAAGTGCTGCAAGATAGATTGCCACTAGAGCTAGCTTGACTGACAAAATAGCTCCGATGATCGCTGCTATAAAGATATCTGCACTACCCATCGCTTCTCTTTTTATGGCAAAGCTTATGACAAATCTCAGCGCCCAAAAGATAAGCGCAAAAAGGAATAAATTTAAAATTTGGGCAAAATTTTCTTTAAATATAAAAAGCATCAGAGCGTAGATAAATGCGAAAAATAGCGCCGCAAAAAGAAGAGGATCTGGCACAGCTTTATATCTTATGTCTATGACGCTAAGAGCTAGCAGCATAACGAAGCAAAGCCCTAAAAATAGCGCGTAAAGCAGCGTTTCTACACTTAAAATTTCGCCGCACTCTTTAAAAAAGCAGATCAAAAAAAGTATCCCAGAAATTAGTTCGATCACTGGATATATGAGGCTTATTTTTTGCTTGCAAAAGGCACATTTGCCGCCTAAAAATAGCCATGAAAAAAGTGGAACGTTGTGATAAAAATTTAGCTTGTGAGAGCATTTTGGGCAGTGTGAGGCTGGGAAATTTATACTCTCATTTCGTGGCAAGCGATATATCAGTACATTTGAAAATGAGCCCACGCAAATACCCAAAACAAAAGCAAAAACGGCAAAAAAGATGACTAAATTATCCATTATTTCGCTAAACTCCACCAAATCTTCGCTCTATGTTTTTAAATTTACTAACGATATTTGCAAGCTCATTCTTGCCAAAGTCAGGCCAAAGTGTGGGCGTGAAAAATAGCTCCGCGTAGCTAGCCTGCCAGAGCATGAAATTTGAAAGCCTGCTCTCGCCACCAGTTCTAATGAGAAGATCCACCGGCTCACTCTCATCAAGTGCTGCATTTAGGCTCGCTTCGTTTATATCAGCGTCCTCTAAAATTAGCTTTTTTACTGCCCTTACGATCTCGTCTTTTGAGCCGTAGTTTATAGCTAAATTTAATAATAAATTTTTATTCTCTCTTGTAGCGTTTTTGGTGATCTCTATCTCGTTTTTTAGCTCATCGCTAAATGGCGAAATATCGCCGATCGTATTAAATTTGATCCTACTTTTTATAAAATCATCACGCTTTAAAATGAGAAATTTCTTAAGCAAATTCATCAAAAATTCGACCTCTTTTTGTGGCCTTTTCCAGTTTTCAGTGCTAAATGCATAAAGACTTAAAATTTTCACGCCATTATCGATACAAAATTCGCACATATCACTTACTACATTTGCTCCAGCTTCGTGCCCATTTGTCCGCAAAAATCCACGTTTTTTAGCCCAGCGTCCATTTCCATCCATGATAATAGCAAGGTGGTTTAATTCATTCAATCTTTAACCTTTTATATCAATAATTTGTTCTTTTTTGCTCCAAAGAGCACTCACATTTTGTACTGTTATGTTGGCGTTAAATTCTCTTTTTAGCAAGCTAGCTACATTATTAAATGGAGTCGCGATCTCGCATAAAGCTTCATCTTTAAATTTAAAAATAAGTGGAGCAAAATTTGAAAATATTAAAAAAATTTTCATATCATTCTCCTCTTTTTTTAGCTGAAAAACGCCGTTTGTACCATTATAAATAAATGGTATATGCACGACATTTTCTTGCAGAGCAAAGAGCATTTTCGCTAGCACTTTCATCTCGTCTTTTGTTTTAGCTTCACTTAGACTTTTGAATAAATAGTCATAAAACCACGATAAATTCTCATTTTCTATCAAATTTTCGATAAGATTTAGCCCATCAGCCAAGACATCTTCGTCTAAAATTCTTGGCTTTTCGTATAAATTTTTTATGACGATATTTTCGCCCTGACTTTGCACCTCGCCCCAGTATCTAGAGCCTACGTTTAGCTCTTTTGCACTTTTTGTGTTTAAATTTTTATTTGCAAAATTTAAAATGTATCTGTTAAAGCCGATCTTTTGGCTTACCAAGATACTAAGCGGAAGTGATGAATTTATCGCTACTAGTGGAGCTTGGCTGTTTTTTGCTATCTTTTGAACGCGTGAGATTTGCTCTATCATAAATTTGCTGCTAACTCCACTATGCGCCCTGCGATCTCATCTTTTGAGGCAAGCGGCAGTAGGGTTTCGCCACCTTTTGTGATGAAATTTACCTCATTTTGCTCGCTTGAAAAGCCATTTTTCTCGCCCAAAATATTTAGACAAACTGCGTCAAGCCCCTTTTGCTCTAGCATTGCTCTAGCATTTTTGTGTGCGCTCTCGCTTGAGATTTCAAGCTTAAAGCCGATATTTTTGCATTTAAACTCTTTTAAGCTTTGCAAAATATCGACATTTCTCTTTAGACTTAAGCTTAAAATTTCGCCAACATCCTCTTTTTTTATCTTGCCATCAATTTTTGTCGGCACAAAATCGCTTACTGCAGCACACATTACAAGCAAATTCGCACTCTCGCACTCGCTTTTGCAAAGCTCTAAAAGTTCACTACTTGAGCCAAAATTTAAAATCTCAAATGGCTCGTTTTCTGCTTCAAAGCTAGCAAGTAGTTTTACCTCTGCGCCTGCATAGTAAAAAGCCCTTGCAAGCGCCATCGCCATCTTACCGCTTGAAAAATTTGTAATGGCTCTAACATCATCTATCTTTTCTATCGTCGCACCACCCGTTATCACTACTTTTTTGCCTGCAAAAAGTGGCTTACTAAGCTTTTTTATCACTGCTTCAACTATTACTTCAGGGCTTGCAAGACCGCCTTTGCCAACGTCGCCACAAGCTAGAGTTTTAAGAACCGGCTCAACTATTAAAGCGCCGTTTTTCTTTAAAATTTTAAGTGAGTTTTGCGTCGCGAAGTGCTCTATCATATTGTTATTTGCAGCTAGTGCGACAACCAAAGGCACGTGTGAGGCGGCGATTAGCGTTTGCATAAAGACATTGTCACAGATGCCAGCTGCTAGCTTATTTATCGTATTTACAGAGGCAGGTGCGATGAGAACTAGATCCATTTTAGAGTAGGCTATGTGATTTACGCCATCTTGCCAGTTTTGCGTTTGTGAGCTTAAAATTTTATGCTCACTTAGCGCCTCAAAGCCGCTTACACTGCAAAAATCAAGCGCTCCGTCACTTAAAGCCACGTAGACATCAGCACCTTGTTTTTTAAGTAGCGATAAAATTTCGAATGCCTTATAAAAGGCAATACTACCGCAAACGGCAAGTAAAATTTTCTTATTTTTTAACATCGTCTTTGCCAAAGAATTTCTCAAAAAAGCCGCTTTTGTTCTCTTGACGAGCTCTGCTGATAGCTAGAGCGCCGCTTTCAACGTCTTTTGTGATGGTGCTACCAGCTGCAATGATGACGTTATCAGCGATATTTACAGGGGCGACTAGCTGTGTATCTGAGCCAACAAAGACGTTTTTGCCGATTTTGGTTTTGTATTTAGCTTTGCCATCGTAGTTGCATGTGATCGTACCGCAACCGATGTTTGTGCCACTTTCTATCTCGCAGTCGCCAAGATAGCTTAAGTGTCCAGCTTTTACGCCGCTAAGAACGCCTTTTTTAACCTCGACGAAATTTCCTATGTGTGTGTCAGAAATTTCAGAATTTGGCCTTATGTGAGCTAGTGGCCCGATGTCTGAGTTTTTGATGACGCTACTTTCGATCACTGATGAGCTTTTGATGATACTTTCTGTTATAACGCACTCGCCAAGGATGCTTACGTTTTCTTCGAGCACGCACTCGCCTTCAAATTTGGCTCTGCTATCTATGAAAATGCTCTCAGGCATGCGCATCAAAACGCCAGCTTTCATTAAATTTTGCTTTATCTCATCTTGCATTATTTTTTCTGCAATGCTTAGCTGAAATTTATCATTTATGCCCATGAAATTTTGCTCATTTACATTTACTGCAACGCACTTTAAACCCTTTTCATTTGCTATTTTTATGGCGTCAGTTAGGTAGTACTCTTTTTGTGCGTTTTGGTTGCTTAT from Campylobacter concisus harbors:
- the coaBC gene encoding bifunctional phosphopantothenoylcysteine decarboxylase/phosphopantothenate--cysteine ligase CoaBC: MLKNKKILLAVCGSIAFYKAFEILSLLKKQGADVYVALSDGALDFCSVSGFEALSEHKILSSQTQNWQDGVNHIAYSKMDLVLIAPASVNTINKLAAGICDNVFMQTLIAASHVPLVVALAANNNMIEHFATQNSLKILKKNGALIVEPVLKTLACGDVGKGGLASPEVIVEAVIKKLSKPLFAGKKVVITGGATIEKIDDVRAITNFSSGKMAMALARAFYYAGAEVKLLASFEAENEPFEILNFGSSSELLELCKSECESANLLVMCAAVSDFVPTKIDGKIKKEDVGEILSLSLKRNVDILQSLKEFKCKNIGFKLEISSESAHKNARAMLEQKGLDAVCLNILGEKNGFSSEQNEVNFITKGGETLLPLASKDEIAGRIVELAANL
- the uppS gene encoding polyprenyl diphosphate synthase, whose amino-acid sequence is MNELNHLAIIMDGNGRWAKKRGFLRTNGHEAGANVVSDMCEFCIDNGVKILSLYAFSTENWKRPQKEVEFLMNLLKKFLILKRDDFIKSRIKFNTIGDISPFSDELKNEIEITKNATRENKNLLLNLAINYGSKDEIVRAVKKLILEDADINEASLNAALDESEPVDLLIRTGGESRLSNFMLWQASYAELFFTPTLWPDFGKNELANIVSKFKNIERRFGGV
- a CDS encoding prepilin peptidase, encoding MDNLVIFFAVFAFVLGICVGSFSNVLIYRLPRNESINFPASHCPKCSHKLNFYHNVPLFSWLFLGGKCAFCKQKISLIYPVIELISGILFLICFFKECGEILSVETLLYALFLGLCFVMLLALSVIDIRYKAVPDPLLFAALFFAFIYALMLFIFKENFAQILNLFLFALIFWALRFVISFAIKREAMGSADIFIAAIIGAILSVKLALVAIYLAALFTLPVYAVVQKKGYELAFVPFLSLGLLITYAFKEQILEILRFIYE
- the glmU gene encoding bifunctional UDP-N-acetylglucosamine diphosphorylase/glucosamine-1-phosphate N-acetyltransferase GlmU, which encodes MNNTSIIILAAGLGTRMKSKRPKVLFELCGEPMIIHILKQAYAITNDVSVVLHYEKELISKKIKEIFPQTKIFEQDLANFPGTAGAIKGVNLSGEKVLVTCGDMPLVRSTDLMRLANAEADVVMSSFEAANPFGYGRVIIKNGKVEAIVEQKDASEAQLAIKSVNAGCYCFKREALEQILPLISNQNAQKEYYLTDAIKIANEKGLKCVAVNVNEQNFMGINDKFQLSIAEKIMQDEIKQNLMKAGVLMRMPESIFIDSRAKFEGECVLEENVSILGECVITESIIKSSSVIESSVIKNSDIGPLAHIRPNSEISDTHIGNFVEVKKGVLSGVKAGHLSYLGDCEIESGTNIGCGTITCNYDGKAKYKTKIGKNVFVGSDTQLVAPVNIADNVIIAAGSTITKDVESGALAISRARQENKSGFFEKFFGKDDVKK
- a CDS encoding LptF/LptG family permease; this translates as MSRVNRYLLFNFLGTFASLFSTLFLIMSIVFFIQIARITSYIEISFGELFKLYSFMLPRVLLFVVPIAFFVSLAMTLFRLSKENESIVIFTLGGSPNKIARFFLAFSALLSAALLVVAIVMIPIAAQLNANFIDYKKTVAKLNLKPTQFGQKFSDWMVYVGSEMQDNNGTTYKDIVMFNPYIKDSQRLITAKNAKISNTNQSIELSLIDGKMYDIKDKIYHQSNFKSMKIRTAQSEEISDIGSIKEYWAEANSSEKRRKDLSTYVLVALFPLASTLFAISFGIVTYRYEKGMVYVGTFGVLFGYFTLIMLFSSKPAFAIPLIFFVFLLAGILLFKAKIMRRY
- the truA gene encoding tRNA pseudouridine(38-40) synthase TruA, with the protein product MKIQLIYSYDGSKFQGSQTQPHENGVEDELSRALAHVGIFEKIVSSSRTDKNVHAINQSSSVICGDHFKNFEHLKELINRHTHPNIHIKRINLVDENFQARFDAAARSYRYIIDHGEFDVFGSNYKVFLPKFDIKKANEILSNFIGEHDFSSYMKTGSDTKSPVREIFKAFCYEYKNQTIIVFKANGFLRAQVRLMVANLLKALSIKNGGELINASLNGCSALTRIPAPAEGLYLNRVFYKFN